The following proteins are co-located in the Apium graveolens cultivar Ventura chromosome 5, ASM990537v1, whole genome shotgun sequence genome:
- the LOC141723750 gene encoding protein SIEVE ELEMENT OCCLUSION B-like, which produces MQQQQQQIVKRTADRRMFSSSDDSAMMKQIQSTHAPDGREVDVKPTMLVIEEILRRASPGIEGVINGTHAHADTFEEKATLLGFDGMLELQAYTIHKVSCELECKCSGGADAHGSTMAILNMLSSYTWEAKIVLSLAAFSVNYGQFWLVAQLYTTNPLAKSVAILKQLPDIVEHSKTLKSQFDAASNLIKAVMDVTKCIIKFQQLPSNYISPETPPMSVAMALVPTAAYWLIRSLVTCASQLTSLLGMSHQHITATTEAWEISSLAHKVQNIHEHLTTQLGHCHQHIDEKRHDEYFHMLIRLFETPHIDNMKILKALLYSKDDMLPLVDGTTKTRVSIEVLRRKSVLLLISDLDLSTEQLLVLTHIYNESRAKPELHYDLVWIPIQDRSIPWNDKHQQRFEQLQTMMPWYTIHHPTMLEPAVVKYIKEVWHFAKKQILVVLDPQGKVACPNALHMVWIWGNLAYPFTSIKEEALWKSETWRLELLVDGIDPDMLEWAAQGKYICLYGGEDIEWIRRFTSTAKAVAQAAQIDLKMVYVGKHNSKERTGRNITTIITDQLSHAWTDLTFIWYFWTRLESMFYSKMQHGKTIENDQIAQEVLTMLTFDSSDRGWALFCIGTDGIAKAKGDTLLTTLDEFPKWEEDAKVKGFVPALQDHLEHLHTPLHCNRLILPGIDGGIPEMVVCAECGRPMEKYFMYRCCVD; this is translated from the exons atgcagcagcagcaacagcaaatCGTAAAGAGGACAGCTGATCGTCGGATGTTCTCATCGTCAGATGACAGTGCCATGATGAAGCAAATCCAGTCAACACATGCCCCAGATGGTCGTGAGGTTGATGTGAAACCTACTATGCTTGTCATTGAAGAAATTCTGCGTCGTGCTTCACCAGGCATTGAAGGCGTAATTAAT GGCACTCATGCACACGCTGACACATTTGAGGAGAAGGCAACTCTGCTTGGTTTTGATGGAATGCTGGAATTACAGGCTTATACCATACATAAAGTTTCCTGCGAG TTGGAGTGCAAGTGTTCCGGGGGAGCAGATGCACATGGCTCAACAATGGCCATACTGAACATGCTGTCAAGCTATACCTGGGAGGCAAAAATTGTGTTATCACTAGCAGCATTTTCGGTTAACTATGGACAATTTTGGCTTGTAGCTCAGCTTTACACCACAAATCCATTGGCCAAGTCTGTAGCTATCCTCAAGCAATTGCCAGACATTGTGGAGCACTCAAAAACACTGAAGTCTCAGTTTGATGCTGCCAGTAACCTTATAAAGGCAGTAATGGATGTCACAAAGTGCATCATTAAGTTCCAACAGCTTCCAAGTAACTATATATCACCAGAAACACCACCAATGTCAGTAGCCATGGCTCTTGTCCCCACTGCTGCTTATTGGCTCATCCGAAGTTTGGTGACCTGCGCCTCACAACTGACAAGCCTATTAGGAATGAGCCATCA GCACATCACAGCTACCACAGAAGCATGGGAAATATCAAGCCTGGCACACAAAGTTCAGAATATACATGAACATCTTACCACACAACTTGGTCATTGCCATCAACATATTG ATGAGAAAAGACATGATGAATACTTTCACATGCTCATCCGACTCTTTGAAACACCGCATATTGACAACATGAAAATTCTCAAGGCCTTGTTATACTCCAAGGATGATATGCTGCCGCTAGTAGATGGCACCACTAAAACAAGG GTCAGCATTGAAGTACTTCGAAGAAAGAGTGTCCTACTACTCATTTCAGATCTTGACCTCTCTACAGAACAACTGCTTGTTCTTACTCACATATACAATGAGTCGCGGGCAAAGCCAGAGCTCCACTATGATCTGGTGTGGATTCCAATTCAAGACAGGTCCATTCCATGGAATGATAAGCATCAGCAGCGATTTGAACAACTGCAGACAATGATGCCATGGTACACCATCCATCACCCTACGATGCTTGAACCAGCAGTTGTAAAGTACATCAAGGAGGTGTGGCATTTCGCCAAAAAGCAAATCTTGGTAGTGTTGGATCCACAGGGAAAAGTGGCATGCCCAAACGCACTTCATATGGTTTGGATATGGGGAAATTTGGCCTATCCTTTCACTAGCATTAAAGAGGAAGCACTATGGAAATCAGAGACTTGGAGACTCGAGCTCTTAGTTGATGGAATTGATCCAGACATGCTAGAATGG gcTGCACAAGGAAAATACATCTGCTTGTATGGAGGAGAGGACATAGAATGGATACGCAGGTTTACATCTACAGCAAAAGCTGTAGCACAAGCTGCGCAAATAGATCTAAAAATGGTTTATGTGGGGAAGCATAACAGCAAGGAAAGAACAGGTAGGAACATCACAACAATCATCACAGACCAGCTAAGTCATGCTTGGACCGACCTCACATTCATATGGTACTTTTGGACACGACTAGAAAGCATGTTCTACTCAAAAATGCAGCATGGAAAGACTATTGAGAATGATCAAATAGCACAGGAGGTACTCACAATGCTCACATTTGATAGTAGTGACCGTGGATGGGCTTTGTTCTGTATAGGAACAGATGGTATCGCCAAGGCAAAGGGTGACACACTTTTGACAACCCTAGATGAGTTCCCAAAGTGGGAGGAGGATGCAAAGGTCAAAGGTTTTGTCCCTGCACTCCAGGATCACTTGGAACATCTTCACACTCCGCTCCACTGCAATCGCCTGATTCTTCCAGGTATTGATGGTGGCATACCGGAGATGGTGGTCTGTGCAGAATGTGGACGTCCCATGGAGAAGTATTTCATGTACCGCTGCTGTGTGGACTGA
- the LOC141723748 gene encoding vacuolar protein sorting-associated protein 22 homolog 1, translating into MRRRPGIGGLQTAAAARDQYRLLGENVAKLRTDLMKEQLSTFRSQLEDFARKHKNDIRKNPAFRSQFHEMCAKVGVDPLASNKGFWAELLGIGDFYYELGVQIVDICLATRAHNGGLIKLEELCKLLCQRRKGAREAVSEDDCLRAISKLKVLGSGFEVITVGKRKLVRSVPTELNKDHNEILEMAQAQGFVTVEEVERRLSWSSGRAIDALETLLDEGLAMIDDGHRDGQRRYWFPCVSSISSYVGAETI; encoded by the exons ATGAGAAGACGACCTGGAATTGGTGGATTGCAGACTGCTGCAGCTGCTAGA GATCAATACAGATTGCTTGGAGAAAATGTAGCAAAACTGAGAACAGACTTGATGAAAGAGCAGCTCTCTACCTTTCGCTCTCAATTAGAAGACTTCGCTCGCAAACACAAG AATGACATTCGTAAGAACCCCGCATTTCGGTCTCAGTTCCATGAGATGTGTGCTAAAGTTGGCGTTGACCCTCTTGCCTCTAATAAGGGTTTTTGGGCTGAGCTTCTTGGCATTGGTGACTTCTACTACGAACTCG GAGTACAAATTGTTGATATATGCTTGGCTACTAGAGCTCACAATGGAGGTTTGATAAAGTTGGAGGAACTCTGTAAACTTTTATGCCAACGACGTAAGGGTGCTCGTGAAGCTGTCTCTGAAGATGATTGTTTACGTGCCATTAGTAAACTGAAG GTATTAGGCAGTGGTTTCGAAGTAATCACTGTTGGAAAAAGAAAGCTTGTCCGTTCTGTTCCTACTGAACTGAACAAGGACCACAATGAAATTTTGGAGATGGCCCAG GCTCAAGGATTTGTGACTGTTGAAGAGGTAGAGAGAAGGCTATCCTGGTCATCTGGCCGTGCCATTGATGCCCTCGAAACTTTACTAGAT GAGGGCCTTGCCATGATAGATGATGGTCACCGAGATGGCCAACGGCGATACTGGTTCCCTTGTGTGTCGTCTATATCCTCATACGTTGGAGCTGAAACAATTTAA
- the LOC141723749 gene encoding protein-L-isoaspartate O-methyltransferase 1-like — MLIVASGVRYCAPFTHRLLNYTSSSPISHFSSRFHYSRNHFLRMERYFSGSSVKKNNAMVGQLQRYGVISSQKVVEVMQTIDRALFVPNGASAYDDSPMGIGYNVTISAPHMHATCLQLLEEHLKPGMHALDVGSGTGYLTACFAVMVGPQGRAVGVEHIPELVSSSIENIQKSNAAPYLKEGSLSVHVADGRLGWPEHAPYDAIHVGAAAPEIPASLIEQLKPGGRLVIPVGNLFQELQVIDKNMDGTITVRSETSVRYVPLTSREAQLGGN, encoded by the exons ATGCTTATAGTAGCGTCTGGTGTCCGCTATTGTGCGCCTTTTACACATCGCTTGCTAAACTACACCTCTTCTTCTCCAATCTCTCACTTCTCTTCTCGATTTCACTACTCTCGAAACCATTTCTTACGGATGGAg AGATACTTTTCTGGAAGTAGCGTCAAGAAGAACAATGCAATGGTCGGTCAGTTGCAGCGTTATGGTGTAATAAGCTCGCAAAAAGTGGTTGAAGTGATGCAGACTATTGACAGGGCTTTGTTTGTACCAAATGGGGCATCAGCTTATGATGACAGTCCCATGGGTATAGGTTACAATGTCACCATTTCTGCACCTCATATGCATGCCACATGCCTTCAGTTGTTGGAAGAGCATTTGAAGCCTGGAATGCATGCTTTAGATGTTGGTTCAG GAACTGGGTATTTGACTGCATGTTTTGCGGTTATGGTTGGACCACAAGGTCGTGCAGTTGGTGTAGAACACATCCCTGAGCTTGTCTCCAGTTCAATTGAGAATATTCAGAAAAGTAATGCAGCTCCATATCTAAAAGAAGGATCCCTTTCGGTGCATGTTGCTG ATGGAAGGTTAGGGTGGCCAGAGCATGCACCTTATGACGCAATTCATGTCGGGGCAGCTGCACCAGAGATTCCAGCCTCACTGATTGAGCAGTTGAAACCTGGGGGCAGGCTTGTGATTCCAGTGGGCAACTTGTTCCAGGAGCTACAGGTTATTGACAAGAACATGGATGGCACTATAACTGTTCGCAGCGAGACTTCTGTTCGTTATGTTCCACTGACGAGTCGAGAAGCTCAGTTAGGAGGCAATTAG
- the LOC141723747 gene encoding E3 ubiquitin-protein ligase RGLG5-like isoform X1: protein MRPLLLLYTILLTYIFNCSLFIFILISLSLTARLSSYLRVMGGKSSKRSAPGRYSSFSSSLNSWSHNEYPQSSYPQQTQTYESARPLQSHGGWAPDSKRRPEQKFSRIDDNFNSLEQVTEALSQAGLESSNLIVGIDFTKSNEWTGARSFNRKSLHHIGDNPNPYEEAISIIGKTLATFDEDNLIPCFGFGDASTHDQEVFSFYPDEKFCEGFEEVLTRYRELVPQLRLAGPTSFAPVIEMAITIVEQSRGQYHVLLIIADGQVTRSVDTERGQLSPQERKTVEAIVKASEYPLSIILVGVGDGPWDMMREFDDNIPARAFDNFQFVNFTEIMSKNLNRSRKEAEFALAALMEIPSQYKATLELNILNAQRGKAIDRIPLPPPHYGMASRGASKPSQSSTFRESGPASRKQAPSVSSREPPSSSADANLCPICITNPRDMAFGCGHQTCCECGEDLQLCPICRSSIQTRIKLY from the exons ATGCGCCCACTGCTCCTTTTATATACCATCCTCTTAACTTACATTTTTAACTGCTCactctttatttttattttaatctctctctctctcacagcTCGACTCAGTAGTTATCTCAG GGTAATGGGTGGCAAAAGTTCAAAACGTTCAGCCCCAGGACGGTATTCGTCTTTTAGCTCTAGTTTAAATTCTTGGAGTCATAATGAGTATCCACAGTCCTCCTATCCTCAACAAACACAAACATATGAATCTGCACGCCCCCTTCAAAGCCATGGTGGTTGGGCCCCTGATTCTAAAAGACGGCCCGAGCAAAAATTTTCAAGAATCGATGATAACTTCAACAGCTTAGAGCAG GTTACTGAGGCTTTGTCACAGGCTGGTCTGGAGTCATCAAATCTGATTGTTGGTATTGATTTTACCAAGAGCAACGAGTGGACAG GTGCAAGATCATTTAATAGGAAAAGCTTGCATCACATAGGAGATAATCCAAATCCTTATGAAGAAGCGATATCAATAATCGGGAAGACATTGGCTACATTTGATGAAGATAATTTAATTCCTTGCTTTGGATTTGGAGATG CTTCAACGCATGACCAGGAAGTGTTCAGTTTTTATCCAGATGAGAAATTTTGTGAAGGATTCGAGGAAGTGCTGACAAGATATCGAGAGCTAGTCCCACAACTAAGACTTGCAG GTCCAACATCTTTTGCTCCCGTTATTGAAATGGCGATCACTATTGTTGAACAAAGTCGTGGCCAGTATCATGTTCTGTTGATAATAGCTGACGGGCAG GTGACAAGAAGTGTCGATACTGAACGTGGTCAGCTAAGCCCTCAGGAAAGAAAAACTGTGGAAGCAATTGTGAAAGCCAG TGAATACCCTTTATCAATCATATTAGTTGGTGTTGGGGATGGACCATGGGACATGATGCGGGAATTTGACGACAATATACCTGCTCGAGCCTTTGACAACTTCCAG TTTGTAAATTTTACAGAAATTATGTCAAAGAATCTGAACCGGTCCAGGAAAGAGGCAGAGTTCGCACTTGCAGCATTAATGGAAATACCTTCTCAATATAAAGCAACACTAGAGCTTAATATTTTAAA TGCACAGAGAGGTAAAGCAATAGATCGGATTCCTCTTCCCCCGCCTCACTATGGCATGGCATCTCGAGGGGCGTCAAAGCCTTCACAGTCTAGTACTTTCCGTGAGAGTGGACCTGCTTCCCGTAAACAAGCACCATCTGTTAGCAGTAGGGAGCCTCCAAGTTCTTCAGCTGATGCCAAT CTATGTCCCATTTGCATTACTAATCCTAGAGACATGGCATTCGGTTGTGGACATCAG ACATGTTGTGAATGTGGTGAGGACCTTCAGCTGTGCCCTATTTGTCGTAGCTCCATCCAGACAAGGATAAAGCTTTATTAA
- the LOC141723747 gene encoding E3 ubiquitin-protein ligase RGLG2-like isoform X2, whose amino-acid sequence MGGKSSKRSAPGRYSSFSSSLNSWSHNEYPQSSYPQQTQTYESARPLQSHGGWAPDSKRRPEQKFSRIDDNFNSLEQVTEALSQAGLESSNLIVGIDFTKSNEWTGARSFNRKSLHHIGDNPNPYEEAISIIGKTLATFDEDNLIPCFGFGDASTHDQEVFSFYPDEKFCEGFEEVLTRYRELVPQLRLAGPTSFAPVIEMAITIVEQSRGQYHVLLIIADGQVTRSVDTERGQLSPQERKTVEAIVKASEYPLSIILVGVGDGPWDMMREFDDNIPARAFDNFQFVNFTEIMSKNLNRSRKEAEFALAALMEIPSQYKATLELNILNAQRGKAIDRIPLPPPHYGMASRGASKPSQSSTFRESGPASRKQAPSVSSREPPSSSADANLCPICITNPRDMAFGCGHQTCCECGEDLQLCPICRSSIQTRIKLY is encoded by the exons ATGGGTGGCAAAAGTTCAAAACGTTCAGCCCCAGGACGGTATTCGTCTTTTAGCTCTAGTTTAAATTCTTGGAGTCATAATGAGTATCCACAGTCCTCCTATCCTCAACAAACACAAACATATGAATCTGCACGCCCCCTTCAAAGCCATGGTGGTTGGGCCCCTGATTCTAAAAGACGGCCCGAGCAAAAATTTTCAAGAATCGATGATAACTTCAACAGCTTAGAGCAG GTTACTGAGGCTTTGTCACAGGCTGGTCTGGAGTCATCAAATCTGATTGTTGGTATTGATTTTACCAAGAGCAACGAGTGGACAG GTGCAAGATCATTTAATAGGAAAAGCTTGCATCACATAGGAGATAATCCAAATCCTTATGAAGAAGCGATATCAATAATCGGGAAGACATTGGCTACATTTGATGAAGATAATTTAATTCCTTGCTTTGGATTTGGAGATG CTTCAACGCATGACCAGGAAGTGTTCAGTTTTTATCCAGATGAGAAATTTTGTGAAGGATTCGAGGAAGTGCTGACAAGATATCGAGAGCTAGTCCCACAACTAAGACTTGCAG GTCCAACATCTTTTGCTCCCGTTATTGAAATGGCGATCACTATTGTTGAACAAAGTCGTGGCCAGTATCATGTTCTGTTGATAATAGCTGACGGGCAG GTGACAAGAAGTGTCGATACTGAACGTGGTCAGCTAAGCCCTCAGGAAAGAAAAACTGTGGAAGCAATTGTGAAAGCCAG TGAATACCCTTTATCAATCATATTAGTTGGTGTTGGGGATGGACCATGGGACATGATGCGGGAATTTGACGACAATATACCTGCTCGAGCCTTTGACAACTTCCAG TTTGTAAATTTTACAGAAATTATGTCAAAGAATCTGAACCGGTCCAGGAAAGAGGCAGAGTTCGCACTTGCAGCATTAATGGAAATACCTTCTCAATATAAAGCAACACTAGAGCTTAATATTTTAAA TGCACAGAGAGGTAAAGCAATAGATCGGATTCCTCTTCCCCCGCCTCACTATGGCATGGCATCTCGAGGGGCGTCAAAGCCTTCACAGTCTAGTACTTTCCGTGAGAGTGGACCTGCTTCCCGTAAACAAGCACCATCTGTTAGCAGTAGGGAGCCTCCAAGTTCTTCAGCTGATGCCAAT CTATGTCCCATTTGCATTACTAATCCTAGAGACATGGCATTCGGTTGTGGACATCAG ACATGTTGTGAATGTGGTGAGGACCTTCAGCTGTGCCCTATTTGTCGTAGCTCCATCCAGACAAGGATAAAGCTTTATTAA